From one Lotus japonicus ecotype B-129 chromosome 3, LjGifu_v1.2 genomic stretch:
- the LOC130745458 gene encoding uncharacterized protein LOC130745458 isoform X3, with amino-acid sequence MLEESLQRLQKRIDVPYDSSIVQHQDALRALWNAAFPEEKLHGLISEQWKEMGWQGKDPSTYLGVVVLYHWRTFCSFLGISRN; translated from the exons GAGGAAAGCTTGCAGAGGCTACAGAAACGTATAGATGTTCCATATGATAGTTCTATAGTTCAGCACCAG GATGCACTTAGGGCTTTATGGAATGCTGCATTTCCTGAAGAAAAACTCCATGGCTTGATATCTGAGCAGTGGAAGGAAATGGGATGGCAAGGCAAGGATCCATCAACATATTTAG GGGTGGTGGTTTTATATCATTGGAGAACTTTCTGTTCTTTTCTAGGAATTTCCCG Gaattga